The following coding sequences are from one Neovison vison isolate M4711 chromosome X, ASM_NN_V1, whole genome shotgun sequence window:
- the HPRT1 gene encoding hypoxanthine-guanine phosphoribosyltransferase — MATRSPSVVISDDEPGYDLDLFCIPHHYAEDLEKVFIPHGLIMDRTERLARDVMKEMGGHHIVALCVLKGGYKFFADLLDYIKALNRNSDGSIPMTVDFIRLKSYCNDQSTGDIKVIGGDDLSTLTGKNVLIVEDIIDTGKTMQTLLSLVKEHNPKMVKVASLLVKRTSRSVGYKPDFVGFEIPDKFVVGYALDYNEYFRDLNHVCVISETGKAKYKA, encoded by the exons ATGGCGACCCGCAGCCCCAGCGTCGTG attagTGATGATGAACCAGGTTATGACCTAGATTTATTCTGTATACCTCATCATTACGCTGAGGATTTGGAAAAGGTGTTTATTCCTCATGGACTAATTATGGACAG GACCGAGCGGCTTGCGCGAGATGTGATGAAGGAAATGGGAGGCCATCACATCGTAGCCCTCTGTGTGCTCAAGGGAGGTTATAAATTCTTTGCTGACCTGCTGGATTATATCaaagcactgaacagaaatagtGATGGATCTATTCCCATGACTGTAGATTTCATCAGACTGAAGAGCTACTGT aatgACCAGTCAACAGGGGACATCAAAGTCATTGGTGGAGATGATCTCTCAACTTTGACTGGAAAG aatGTCTTGATTGTTGAG gatatAATTGACACTGGCAAAACAATGCAGACCTTGCTTTCCTTGGTCAAGGAACATAATCCAAAGATGGTCAAGGTCGCAAG CTTGCTGGTGAAGAGGACCTCTCGAAGTGTTGGCTATAAACCAGACT TTGTTGGATTTGAAATTCCCGACAAGTTTGTTGTAGGATATGCCCTTGACTATAACGAATACTTCAGGGATTTGAAT CATGTTTGTGTCATTAGTGAAACtggaaaagcaaaatacaaagcctgA